Proteins from a genomic interval of Zingiber officinale cultivar Zhangliang chromosome 1B, Zo_v1.1, whole genome shotgun sequence:
- the LOC121975071 gene encoding transcription factor bHLH49-like, translated as MYSTQQSEGGVGTSASAGIVSDECLGNTWDSLSVVQSMNFTEANRIASHRDIRLPLDHQLSGLVAGTATLSPSDKGRSHEDMDSFPSSQRHRHNKRKIDSFQNQNVKVEEQHDVLLESVKDPSGKDEKKQKNEISNKNSKGPDASKDDYIHVRAKRGQATNSHSLAERVRREKISERMRLLQDLVPGCNKINGKAMMLDEIINYVQSLQCQVEFLSMKLAAVHPEMTFDLERIVPKDVLQPCYGGSAVLGFSPGMSSFPPHLYASAFQRITQPGTPCVAPTSRDLQQDSLLEVSHLDQHLSPWQNELHIMNPAPCEVATDHIGSFLMAQTP; from the exons ATGTATTCCACTCAACAATCTGAGGGAGGTGTTGGTACATCAGCTTCAGCTGGGATAGTTTCCGACGAGTGCTTGGGGAACACTTGGGATTCCCTTAGTGTGGTCCAAAGTATGAACTTTACTGAGGCAAATAGAATCGCTTCCCACCGCGACATCAGGTTGCCATTAGATCATCAACTTAGTGGTTTGGTTGCTGGTACTGCTACTCTCTCACCCAGTGACAAGGGAAGATCTCATGAAGACATGGATTCCTTCCCTTCATCTCAAAGGCACCGGCATAATAAGAGGAAAATTGATAGTTTTCAG AATCAGAATGTTAAGGTCGAAGAGCAGCATGATGTTTTACTTGAGTCTGTCAAGGATCCATCAGGGAAAGATGAGAAGAAACAGAAGAATGAAATCAGCAACAAAAATAGCAAAGGCCCTGATGCTTCCAAGGATGATTACATTCATGTAAGGGCCAAGAGAGGCCAGGCCACGAATAGTCACAGCCTTGCAGAAAGA GTTAGAAGGGAAAAAATCAGTGAAAGGATGCGACTTCTTCAAGATCTTGTTCCAGGATGCAACAAG ATCAATGGCAAGGCTATGATGCTTGACGAGATAATCAACTACGTACAGTCATTGCAGTGCCAAGTTGAG TTTCTTTCGATGAAGCTTGCGGCTGTCCATCCAGAAATGACCTTTGATCTTGAGAGAATTGTTCCTAAAGAT GTGCTTCAACCGTGCTACGGAGGATCTGCTGTCCTCGGATTCAGTCCAGGAATGAGCAGCTTCCCGCCCCACTTATATGCCTCCGCCTTCCAGAGAATCACTCAACCTGGAACGCCTTGCGTTGCTCCTACTTCAAGGGACTTGCAGCAAGATTCCTTGTTAGAAGTCTCACACCTGGATCAG CATTTGAGTCCATGGCAGAATGAGCTCCACATCATGAATCCGGCTCCTTGTGAAGTCGCAACAGATCACATTGGAAGTTTTTTAATGGCGCAGACTCCATGA
- the LOC121975095 gene encoding BTB/POZ domain-containing protein At1g63850-like — MSLRKRQRLGFPGRLIPADGTLTEIGFDDPATADVILRLELDDSHLNDLDLNPVPLDLHLRSAALRRSRYFDALLSERWNHSSVSGKGIRHRLNLKVLPSAGGHRSRNPFDAHVAVIRLLHSLDFSGEIGSVSDALDMLPVAMELLFDDCVRACVRFLEAVPWTEEEEEGVLNLMPLLRREECENLLARILPIVSEEADGNCTSEEMLRRLIDSAIRSHPNVTTVNVKAFVAKLLRDYSSRDCVRRALDQAFLTSMEMTKDHLGKYASPDFRLSWGNDEREAMQRLDLHSSMMNAKHLHWLVERMVELRVADTAVSRWSEQASLTADLQKTFRDDAWKNIAPGLPSLIIRSTFRLANAVASGNTLAPRQVRMNLVRCWLPVLNVCRNIVFTMPTCQKSIIQDLEEAFLSIISTLPLSDSQDLLQQCLSFSTRNIEDCPHLISAFKTWFRRANRPATKDDVFVQNQDSWLAENEL; from the exons ATGTCACTGCGGAAACGCCAACGCCTCGGGTTTCCCGGCCGCTTAATCCCCGCCGACGGAACCCTAACGGAGATCGGCTTTGACGACCCCGCCACTGCCGATGTCATTCTTCGCCTCGAGCTCGATGACTCCCACCTTAACGACCTCGATCTCAACCCCGTCCCGCTAGACCTTCACCTCCGCTCCGCCGCTCTACGCCGCTCCCGTTACTTCGATGCGCTCCTCTCCGAGCGATGGAATCACTCCTCCGTCAGTGGGAAGGGGATTCGCCATCGCCTCAACCTTAAGGTCCTCCCCTCCGCGGGAGGCCACCGCTCCCGCAATCCCTTCGACGCTCACGTCGCAGTCATTCGGCTTCTCCACAGCCTCGACTTCTCCGGTGAGATCGGATCCGTCTCCGATGCTCTGGATATGCTTCCTGTGGCAATGGAGCTTCTCTTCGATGATTGCGTTCGAGCTTGCGTACGATTCCTTGAGGCAGTGCCGTGGaccgaggaggaagaggagggagtaCTCAATTTGATGCCTTTGCTTCGACGGGAGGAGTGTGAAAACCTCCTAGCAAGAATTTTGCCCATTGTCTCAGAGGAGGCGGATGGGAATTGCACATCGGAAGAAATGCTCCGTAGATTGATAGATTCTGCTATTCGCAGCCATCCAAATGTGACTACTGTCAATGTGAAAGCCTTTGTCGCAAAGCTACTTCGTGATTACTCCTCCCGGGATTGTGTAAGGAGAGCTCTTGATCAAGCCTTCTTGACGAGCATGGAGATGACGAAGGACCACTTGGGGAAGTATGCAAGCCCGGATTTTAGACTTTCATGGGGGAATGACGAAAGAGAGGCAATGCAGAGGTTGGATCTTCACTCATCCATGATGAACGCAAAGCACCTGCACTGGCTGGTTGAGAGGATGGTTGAGTTGAGGGTGGCCGACACAGCAGTGTCCAGATGGAGTGAGCAGGCTTCCTTGACGGCAGACTTGCAGAAGACTTTTAGGGACGATGCATGGAAGAATATAGCTCCTGGGCTGCCATCGCTGATCATAAGGTCCACATTCAGGCTGGCTAATGCGGTTGCTTCTGGCAATACATTGGCTCCTCGACAG GTGAGGATGAATCTTGTCAGATGTTGGCTCCCGGTACTGAATGTCTGCCGGAATATTGTTTTCACGATGCCGACATGTCAAAAATCAATCATCCAGGACCTTGAAGAAGCATTTCTAAGTATAATATCTACTCTTCCGTTGTCAGATTCTCAAGATTTGCTGCAGCAGTGCTTAAGCTTTTCCACCCGGAACATCGAAGATTGCCCACACCTGATTTCAGCATTCAAGACTTGGTTTCGAAGAGCTAACAGGCCGGCTACCAAGGATGATGTGTTTGTTCAGAACCAAGATTCCTGGTTGGCAGAAAATGAACTGTAA